The Carassius auratus strain Wakin chromosome 19, ASM336829v1, whole genome shotgun sequence genomic sequence taataacttatatttatcattaataaataaaataataattagctaGCTGTAAATTCATTGTCATGACAGGATTCTGTGCTTCACTccgcatcacagaaatcataatGCATTAACCTTAAATTATAAATGGCACATAGCTGTATCTGCACGGGATGATGATTTTCTGAATAGGTAAAGATGTTCAATGCGTTTCCTGATTTTGCAGCAGCTTTCCGACCACAGTTTTTGCAAACTGTGTCTACCTTCAAGGACAAATAACCATTCATCTTttctatacaaaaagtattcccaTAGGCCTACTAGTGCCAATTTTAACTCATATTATGACGTGGGATCGAGATTAGAGATAACGGCCTCTGTCTCTGATGTTGTCTCCGCTGTATGTGTGGGTGAAGCAAGAGAACAGTTAAAAGGCCGTTCACGTATTGCGTcctttgcgcgctcaagttcattatttcaaatgtagcaaacgcgctcgttttttccaggcgcctctgcaccgcatcgagttaaaaacatctcaacttttcataaTGCCGCGAGCGCACCGCAGATCATGTTCCTcacctttcccgtaacaacgctgaaagctcagccaagatgaaggaaaaaGCTGGtcatagctgtatgtggattgccatttttaaataaatcaagtagcagagctactgcaagaaATTTGTAGTGTTGCAAATTAATTTATCCATGGCTGAAATTTCCACTTCTTCATGGAGAGAGTGgatcattgttgcttagcaaaggcagacgcctcaagAGCGCTAGTGCCAGGAGGCTTTGGGAAAAAATCAGACAGCAGCTTGTCTAACGTATTCCACGTGTTTTAGGCGCGATATATGAACTGCCCTTTAGGTGGAATGTTGTTGCCTAGGCACAGGTGAGattctgtgtttgttattttctCTCAATATTGTAGATAAGCAAATGTACACGGTATGATAATCGTACATGTTTATATCGCGGTATATCGTCATACTGGTATATCGTTACAACCCTAGTGACAACATTAAAAgctttactgtcccttttgatcaatttaatgcattcttgcaattaatttctaaatataaaaaaattaaaacatactgAATTTATCAACTTCTGAATTGCTAATTTGTGCTAATCTGTCTCATGTCTGCCCTACAATTTATCTTGTATTAGTTTGAATATTGTAACATAAGCCTTGTGTATGACTGTGGGGGTTTCAGTAATTATTAGattgaaaaatgttaattattgtgaATGCATTTAACACTGGCAAAATAAAACAGCAACAGTTGTTAATGTCGtcaagaataaaaaacaaaaaacaaaaaaacaaccctgGCAATCTGAGAGCACtacattacattttgattaaGTCAAGCAGCTTACACTTTTTACATTATGTGGTATTGAGTATCAAAAAAAGGAAGTGAAAACCTTTTGATTCACCATTTGTTTTACTTTGGTGAAAAGGTTATGAAGGTTCATGCAATAGATCAAGCATTTCAGTGCTGCTGAATAATGCTGAACAGCATGTATGTTGTTGTGACTCTGtagatgttatttatttgttatgaCTGTGATATGTTAGGAATGGCTGTGCAAGTATccacttttgatatttatatACCAGGTATGGATGCTGGACTGCCGTGTTTGCCGTTTTTGCTGTGGCCACGTTTCTCCAGGAGAGGGCTCTCACTCTGAGACGCCTCCAGGGACACGTAAACTGTGAGTCTGGGATGCACTGCTCTGTACaaggagacaaacacacacaatgtgaacAGAATTCTTTAGTTTACACACTTATAATggtaagaaaacttttttttttttaaatcataccttGACTTAAGTGCATTATAGAGTCTGATTCCATCAGCTGCACCACAAATTTGGACTAAATCCTCACGAGTTAATTTCAGTAGATCAGAACCTACGGTGAAAAAAATCAATCGTATTAAACTGGTCTTATTAATAACTAGTTATAGTTTAATGCTGTGTCTATTAGGGCTGGATAATTACACAGATTTCCCTTTTCCATTGGATTCTGATTCAGAACTCTAGATTCTAATAAATTCTGATTCAGTCAATTTCCATATTTCAATTTATTGCCctatttaattttgtttgaaaGAGattcttttaaattacattagGCAACTGTTTCACTGTATGTTTGATTTTACACAGCTTGTGAGGACAACTAAGAATCGATAGCAGGTTGAATGAAATGAAGACTGCAATTTATCATATACAGATACCCAGCCCTAGTGTAGTTTAATCTTTGCAACAGAAACTGTGTAAATACCTGAGAAATGGGTGAAGATACGACTGTATGAGTTAAATCTGTTCTTAAGCAGCCACTTTTGTGTGTCTTGTATAGATGCTGTGGGACTCAGAGACTGCAAAATGAGATTGATTTTATTCAGAtgcaacagaaaaacaaatgtgcatCTTTTTAAGGCAATTTAGTAAAGATTTGAGATACAAAATGTACAAACCTCCATAGACATGAGGCTACCAAGATCCCCTTGATGGTTAGGTGAAGACGACTCACTAAGAACAAAAGTACAAGCATTAGGTAAAGCGTATCTGTGGTTCATGGCACAATGTATAAGAAACATGAGTGTGTCACCTGTCTGGTACTGTGCTGCTACTGCTGTAGGTGTGTGTGCTGGAGGTGAAGGTCGGTGTAGCTGCTGTGTTGGGGTTGACGTATGCATTATCTGGCCATGGAGAGCActacaaagagagaaagagagatatatGTGAGTAAAAGTCCAAAGTGATCCTAAACAAAACTGAATTCTGATGTCAGACTAATGTATGACCGTCACACACTGATGAAGGACACTGATCTACAAACAAATATGAACCATGTTTTGGAGTTTAGAATGAGTGAGCCGTTAACGCAAAAGAGGCAAGTTGCCACTTACACTTCCTCTTTTGCTTTTGGCGATGGAATCGCCACAGTCTGCAGGAAGTGTCCGCTTGCTGGATTTCTTTAGCTCATGTTCCACAGCCTCCTCAATCACAGGCTCCAATCGAGTCtgcacacagtgaaaaaacaagaCACGTAAATTTGAATGCGGTTAGTTTTCTGACCTGTGTTGATATTCTTCcaactgaaacaggaagtttATGTAAAACATTCAACAGCTAATTAGTTATAAccattaaccatgattttactagtTATAGGTGATAAAATTGAAGGAATGTTGTTCATCAACATGGTTCATTGAAatagttaaaattaattaaactacatatattagataaaaaaaaatcataaaataaagacttgaaaatatgaaaagttgccttggcaactaaatgaaatataataagtggaaatactaaaactaatccaaagatgaacagaaatatttagaaaacagaagtaaaaacaaaccaaaatgaaaattgaaatatcaaaataaaagctaaattagAATAATGAAATTATCAGCCTAAATTAATCAAGGGTGACATATACATTAACGAAGAAGCTATTTTTACAATAAGTAACTAGtagtagtttattttttattttctatgtaGTGCTCTATTCATGTCAATAGATGTCAgttagtggtcaaccgatatagttttttttaaccgCCAATTCCGATATCCTGGAAAGCAGGGGGGGCAGatagtctatatattttttaccctGCACTGTGTGCTCAGACGCTGCCACTCtcagcgccgtcaaaataaaagcctcgaACACAtctgccaagcagaaaaacttatcggacGATGCTATATTTAAAAGAATGCCAAACCAGGGTTTCCATTGTCCGGTAATTGCCGGACATTGaccggaaaaaaaaatgaaatgtccgacaaaattaaatctctccggtcaaattgtccgaataaaattgcctaataatcccgcccccccaacacaatctgaatttgagaataagcctaaaatgtataaagcaaaaatacaccGAACTTTGGCTATGTTATGAAGGAACAGGCTTGtttgaaagttattaaacattattacatggcttggttgaatTCCAATGTGGAATAcggtctgttatttcttgatatcAGACCGCTGCGAAGCACTAGCGGCGCCAGGATTTTGATTgtaggtgggcctccagaaaactggatgggCCAATTAAAataagccaaataaataaataaataaataaaaacgggtTCCCCTTTCATCTCCGTTTCAGCGCTTTTCTGGGCACTGCAGGACAGCGACTCAGTAGCCTACctgaatttaatgtgtaattagcataggtaaaaaaaaaaaaatcgttttaatttgttaaaaagacatttcaagctttcttaagatatatttcatgtctgtgaggcctacgctgagttaCGTTAAATTAGGATGAGATGCACTCCAGTTCACTAGCAATGAAAGTGGCCGCGAGGGCGCCTGCATGATTAGGCCTgtcgtctgctatatttgcttcttatgtattaaatccaggcaattggttgataaaaaaaattattaaaattaatatacaatttatacaaaacgaaattcacttCAATAAAGTATTTCTactaaacaaaacttaattaagtggtcaaaatcatgtctgacccgctccatgtctctcgatattgcgcatcttatcttACTCGTGCGGTTCACTTTTCATaatcaacaaattaaaaaataacattataatattttaacaaatattaaactaaataagcttatttaatggctacaacatgtatagtagacctagaatctctatttgtacaaattgctgcacattcatttcattctgaattttgcacaaataagttgaaaggcatttgtttgtgcatgcatgtaaaacatatctgcaacttttatcaagttcactgataattatgcgtgcatttatgaattattatcttaatctataatgaaacaaggacgaaacatatgctttgtttgtttagaatgGAATGGATCGCAAATAGATCCGAATGAAGAAATGAACCatagtagaaaatgttttttttccgtctatttgaaagttaggctaataaacatgttgcattcggcggcctgattatgtcattttttacgttacatagcctgcctccagttttcctcaccttgactaattaagaggcgatacttgaccggcatatcatcaaaatgtccGGAAAAGGAATCCTCTGCCGGTCACTTTGACCGGCACCATTTTTTTCTAGCGGAAACTCTGATGCCAaacatcggccgatatatcggtcgaccagcAGTGTCAGTATTAATACttgtcaaaacaaaaacaaaaaaaaacttaaatattctTACTTCTGACAAAATAGTGGTGTCATAAGAGGGTTGATATTTTTCTTTCTCCTGCACAGTCTTTTTCTCCATCTTCTCTcggtctgttttttgttttctgtctgctCCCTTTGGCTGTTAATAGGATAGTATGAGTTACAGTTTAATACATACTAAAGGCTTCAATGTCACATTAATAttaatgcttcaaaacatacccaTTAAGCATTCAATATAGGAAACACAAGGGTGAAATGGATTCTGATCTGCAATCTTCAACTAAACATCACAGATATTTCCTTGCATTTAATAGATGTTTGAATGCGTGTGGCATCACCTTAAAGACCTTGATCTGGCAGCTGGCAGAGTGCAGGTGCTCTGTGTACTCTCcactttcattttgtttaaaagtGTCAATCTGGATCCGGAACGGAACTCCTTTCTCTCCTCCGTGTTTCCGCGGGGTGAACTCTGTACTGATGCAATGAACCTTCAATAAGGGAAGGAAGGAAAGATAATTAATGTGGAACACATGATCGGTTCCTGAAGCACTCTGGAGAAGATCCATGGCATCCATTGCACAGAACAGGATGTGCCAGATGATGAATGAAATTCAGATGTTGGAAACCTGACTCTAAGGTCAAGAGATAATGTCAAAGAGCTAGCAGCCCTCATCAGACTCTCTCCAACATGTCTGGGACTTTAAGATCATCTCAAACATGTCTGACGCTATTGGCACAACATCTACATAGCTCATTTGAGTGTGAGAAAGTGTgaatttaaatgcacatttgtgTGCTAAATTTTCGCAGAAACATAATTAGTAATGTTATAGAGGGGCAACTAGTATAAGAAAGTACCATAGAGAAGCATTTAAGAGCAAACAACTCTAAATACAGTATTATAatggtaatattttaataatcgaatgctatataaatgtaagttaATGTAATATACACAGAACACTGAGCACgcacttattttaaaatgttaaatattaaattacattaaaataaaaaatgaattataatgtTAAGGTATTTCTTATTAAAGTAatcgtgtgtatatatatgtatatatatatatatatgtgtgtatatatatatatatgtgtatatgtatatatatatatatatatatatatatatatatatatatatatatatatatatatatatatatatatatatatataaatattcaagtaaacagacagaaataattgcttatataaacacacaagttaatattaacaatatattaaaacagcAACAGGTCTGCTGCAATTACAGTGCAAAATCTAATGCAATTctgatatttgaataaaaaagaatattttatCCAACCTATTTACAAATCAAGTGTGCTTACATTAAAAAAGtcctaaaatgtgtaaaattggTTGTAAAATAGTGTCGTTCCCAACTGTTAATTTTCTTGTTAATGATCAACAGgtatatgcaaaatattattatgcattatgcCCGTAAGGTTTAATTACACTTGTTGCAACATTGTACATCATACATTAGGCTGCTCCAAGAGCTATTTGGAAATGTCATTTCAAACTGAAACTCTGTGGTATATTTCTGTAACCTTTAAACTATAACAACATTGCTGCATGTTAATGGTTTAATCTTAAGTTTGGGTTTACCTGCACAAACACAGACGCTCGCTTGGAGAGATCCCAGAGGAAATCTGCAGCGTTTAGCTGTGATGGGTGTGTGCAGGGCTCAGTGATGCCAACTGACATGGGGATATCTGTAACAAACACATGACGCACTGTAAAGGACATGACGCGGCTTCATGCTGCTTTGATACTATATACCTGGTGAATCAAAAAGATTGAGCAAACTGATGGCAACAAACTCAAGTAAACACATAAACTCTCACCAATGTCAAGGAGGCGGTCGCCAGGTCGATTCCATTTCCAGCCCTCCAGCTGCTGGTGCTCCATGTACTGAAGCCTTCGGTCATGGAAAACCACCCTAACTATACTCTATAATTCACCCCAAACCAAACACAAAACCATCAGAACAAGCAGCACTCTTAAAGAGCCATACATCATACCCGTCCTTCCTGCACTGCtgaatcaccacggcaaaacaaATGACATTTTATCTTAGTTATCATGTTGCTGCCGGAATTTAATttgatgaataatatatatatatatatatatatatatatatatatatatatatatatatatatatatatatatatatatatagactgtgTAGATGTCTATTGTGGATAAACCGGTGCATTCACTCAGTGAAGGATTCCTCAGACTGATTTAAAACATTAGTTTGAGACACAAATCATTTAAAGAAATGACTcctaagagtcatttgttcatgaatcagactacaTTGATCAAACTGGtcagaagtttgggatcagtaagatttttattttaaagaaaatatttttatttagcactcATGAATTAACTTAACTACAAGTGGTAGTAAAGATGTtaaatctacataaaaaaaatataatttcatattcattatttcataatattaataataataataatgtttccggATAAATGGACATAACAATGCCATTACAAAACTGTGCCAGTAAAAACAGTTCACAaataacttaaagggttagttcacccaaaaatgttagaATAATTATtcttcctcatgttgttccaaacctgtaatttTGCGTTTACATCAGACGTGAATGAAGCGGTAAGCATGAGTGATTTACATGTTACGTCAATGAAAAGACATGAATAGACATCCTGCGGCGCAAATTTCGGGTGTTTTGACGAGTGTAACGCTTGAGTCGCGCGAGTTGAAAAATCTGATCTTTGGCAAAAAAATTTGCTgtgttaaccaatcaggagcttgcTCTAATAGTTACATTATTACGACGTAACAAGCGGCAAAATCCAAAACAACAATGGAGggattatattttatgtttaaccacaaaggagacatcagagccagcggcaaatgtcagaaggactagctGAGCCGAGCCTGCTCTCATCGGTAACATGAGCACTGAGCTGCCACTGATTGCGTAGAGCTGATCGTCTCcgaaatcggcgaaacacatttttaaataggcgctgtctttataaataaaccacatatttgagtttaaaacaactacattctcacctgacatacttttaaaattaaattattacacgataacaataatatttaaaaaataataataatcagaataaatggtggttgaaattacaatgctgtgtgaactcaactGTCAGAAGCCCCTCCCATGACACGAATTCACGCATGTTGTGAAGTGCATTTCACGCGCAAATGAAGCAAAATGTTTGCACAAGTCGCATCTGGTGTGAAGGTAAGAAAAAGAGGTGaaagactttcattcatcttcagaaaacaaattaagatttttttttatgaaatctgagttTTCTGACCCTCAGAGCCACACATGAATGCACATCGAAAGACTCatatggaagagaagaaattgttaaataaagaggttatttttcttttctttgtgcacaaaaaggaTTAATGaaacttcataaa encodes the following:
- the ubp1 gene encoding upstream-binding protein 1 isoform X2, yielding MAWVLKMDDATIESGLVHDFDASLSGIGQELGAGAYSMSDVLALPIFKQEDVSVPVESDTKNPPFQYVLCAATSPAVKLHEETLTYLNQGQSYEIRLLDNRKIGEMPELNKTVKSIVRVVFHDRRLQYMEHQQLEGWKWNRPGDRLLDIDIPMSVGITEPCTHPSQLNAADFLWDLSKRASVFVQVHCISTEFTPRKHGGEKGVPFRIQIDTFKQNESGEYTEHLHSASCQIKVFKPKGADRKQKTDREKMEKKTVQEKEKYQPSYDTTILSETRLEPVIEEAVEHELKKSSKRTLPADCGDSIAKSKRGSCSPWPDNAYVNPNTAATPTFTSSTHTYSSSSTVPDSESSSPNHQGDLGSLMSMESLSPTASIQDTQKWLLKNRFNSYSRIFTHFSGSDLLKLTREDLVQICGAADGIRLYNALKSRAVHPRLTVYVSLEASQSESPLLEKRGHSKNGKHGSPASIPVYHALYLEEMTACELTRKISSVLALPLSHINQVYKQGPTGIHILLSDQMIYNFPDESSFIVSTIQDDTSDGFHLVLK
- the ubp1 gene encoding upstream-binding protein 1 isoform X1, with amino-acid sequence MKSTAESGKQEQQRTSTRDCFARCLSLVFQRSLIAGFLEDSNAMLFCQLHTGSFESRQSFSCSNTRDVLALPIFKQEDVSVPVESDTKNPPFQYVLCAATSPAVKLHEETLTYLNQGQSYEIRLLDNRKIGEMPELNKTVKSIVRVVFHDRRLQYMEHQQLEGWKWNRPGDRLLDIDIPMSVGITEPCTHPSQLNAADFLWDLSKRASVFVQVHCISTEFTPRKHGGEKGVPFRIQIDTFKQNESGEYTEHLHSASCQIKVFKPKGADRKQKTDREKMEKKTVQEKEKYQPSYDTTILSETRLEPVIEEAVEHELKKSSKRTLPADCGDSIAKSKRGSCSPWPDNAYVNPNTAATPTFTSSTHTYSSSSTVPDSESSSPNHQGDLGSLMSMESLSPTASIQDTQKWLLKNRFNSYSRIFTHFSGSDLLKLTREDLVQICGAADGIRLYNALKSRAVHPRLTVYVSLEASQSESPLLEKRGHSKNGKHGSPASIPVYHALYLEEMTACELTRKISSVLALPLSHINQVYKQGPTGIHILLSDQMIYNFPDESSFIVSTIQDDTSDGFHLVLK